Proteins encoded by one window of Porphyromonas vaginalis:
- a CDS encoding ISL3 family transposase, with protein sequence MIETSFLYHSFGIRDVVGTRCEYKGTKTIIHVRPRRTLLCCPQCHSYTLLKNGTRARQIQTLPIGSRRCYINLTNQRYKCTSCHWDGWQKIPGILKGKSYTYRFAQHVIDLLRMGTIKAVANHLGVGWDLIKSIHKDYLNKRYKSPSLKGLKRIGIDEFAVRKGHIYETIVVDHDTERIVYSHPGKDKEALTPFWEMLKRRKITLEAVSCDLSPAYISAVMEYQPKAQIVLDHFHIMKLMNEKIDVLRKDLYREETDLNKRKVIKGVRYLLLANGADVMDTYHRSRLENVLAMNKPLAIAYYLKEDLRLFWQQISKEKAESFLKKWLEQADDSGVRHVKQIAKTIRLYQWGILNWYDHPISNGVVEGINNKIKVLKRVAYGYRDMDYFQLRLFALHDQVITQNLG encoded by the coding sequence ATGATAGAAACCAGCTTCCTATATCACAGTTTTGGAATACGAGACGTTGTCGGTACTCGCTGTGAGTACAAAGGTACCAAAACAATCATACACGTACGCCCCAGACGTACGCTTCTTTGTTGCCCCCAATGCCACTCCTACACCTTGCTCAAGAATGGAACAAGAGCGCGACAGATACAAACCTTACCTATTGGCTCCCGCCGTTGCTACATCAATCTGACGAACCAACGCTATAAATGTACCTCTTGCCATTGGGACGGCTGGCAAAAGATTCCTGGAATATTGAAAGGCAAGTCCTATACCTATAGATTTGCGCAGCATGTCATTGACTTACTTAGAATGGGAACGATTAAAGCTGTTGCGAACCATCTAGGTGTCGGCTGGGATCTAATCAAAAGCATCCATAAAGACTACCTAAACAAGCGATACAAAAGCCCCAGCTTAAAAGGACTCAAACGCATCGGCATCGATGAGTTTGCTGTTAGAAAAGGACACATTTACGAAACCATTGTCGTAGACCATGATACGGAACGGATTGTTTATAGTCATCCAGGCAAAGACAAAGAAGCCCTAACTCCTTTTTGGGAAATGCTCAAACGAAGAAAGATAACGCTTGAAGCGGTCAGTTGCGATCTTTCCCCAGCCTATATAAGCGCAGTGATGGAGTATCAACCTAAAGCTCAGATAGTCTTAGATCACTTTCATATTATGAAGTTGATGAATGAGAAGATCGATGTCCTTCGCAAAGATCTATATAGGGAGGAGACAGATCTCAATAAGCGTAAGGTTATCAAAGGAGTTAGGTATTTACTTCTAGCAAATGGAGCGGACGTAATGGATACGTATCATCGCTCAAGACTAGAGAATGTGCTGGCTATGAACAAGCCTCTAGCTATAGCATATTACCTTAAGGAAGATCTTAGACTATTCTGGCAGCAGATCTCAAAAGAAAAGGCTGAGTCGTTTTTAAAGAAGTGGCTCGAACAAGCAGATGATTCGGGTGTCAGGCATGTCAAACAAATAGCTAAAACCATCAGGCTCTATCAATGGGGCATTCTAAATTGGTATGACCACCCCATTTCCAATGGAGTGGTCGAAGGAATCAATAACAAAATCAAAGTCCTCAAAAGGGTTGCCTACGGATACAGAGATATGGACTACTTTCAACTAAGACTTTTTGCTCTCCACGATCAGGTCATCACACAAAATCTCGGATGA
- the mobV gene encoding MobV family relaxase: MGYAVLHIDKARGNDSAMSAHIERTFVPNNVDASRTHLNRDLVQFPANVTNRTEAIAHRIATAGIYRKVADNQVKALRFILSGSHEDMLQLESDGRLEEWCHSTMQWLYTTFGKANVVAATLHADEETPHIHATVVPIVTGERRKAKQEAENGKRKYKTKKNKIRLCADDLLTPKKLEEYQTSYAEQMRPFGLSRGVQGSEAKHRTNMEYYKELLKETKQKQLEEEELIQKVRELEKQAGKLRVKGTLYSLFGNSELDKAEQRIEELEQEVERQQHLSEKEKAEIRKEVILLQDTIRDKDKTISEQQREIKVYEEERSFIKRFFHSFYLLLNIRLMLRKMGFDDDTVVKMHKDQEIVRGTAAAYSGMYKRNFTEENAELRITTNEKRQPILTINGLSVPDWCEQKWKELLNRNRSQRL, encoded by the coding sequence ATGGGCTACGCAGTATTACACATAGACAAGGCTCGGGGCAACGACTCGGCAATGAGTGCCCACATCGAGCGAACATTCGTGCCGAACAATGTCGATGCCTCTCGCACGCACCTCAATCGAGACTTGGTGCAATTCCCCGCAAATGTCACCAACCGTACAGAAGCTATTGCACATCGCATAGCAACGGCTGGTATCTACCGAAAGGTTGCGGACAATCAAGTTAAAGCACTTCGTTTCATCCTATCTGGATCACACGAAGATATGCTCCAACTAGAAAGCGATGGACGCTTAGAGGAGTGGTGCCATAGTACGATGCAGTGGCTTTATACCACCTTTGGTAAGGCAAACGTGGTGGCAGCCACACTTCATGCCGATGAAGAAACCCCGCACATACATGCGACAGTTGTCCCAATTGTCACGGGAGAAAGGAGAAAAGCCAAACAGGAAGCTGAGAATGGCAAGCGAAAGTACAAGACAAAGAAAAACAAGATACGGCTCTGTGCTGATGATCTGCTTACACCCAAGAAGCTCGAGGAGTATCAAACCTCCTACGCAGAGCAAATGCGACCATTTGGGCTGAGTAGAGGGGTACAAGGATCTGAAGCCAAGCATCGTACTAATATGGAGTATTACAAAGAGCTTCTCAAAGAGACGAAGCAGAAACAACTTGAGGAGGAAGAACTAATTCAAAAGGTCAGAGAGTTGGAAAAGCAGGCGGGCAAGCTCCGAGTAAAGGGTACGCTCTACTCTTTATTTGGCAACTCCGAACTTGACAAGGCGGAACAGCGCATCGAAGAGTTGGAGCAAGAAGTCGAACGGCAACAACATCTTTCGGAAAAGGAGAAAGCCGAAATCCGCAAGGAGGTCATACTTCTTCAGGACACCATTAGAGATAAGGACAAGACTATATCTGAACAACAGCGAGAAATCAAGGTGTACGAGGAGGAACGGAGTTTTATCAAACGCTTCTTCCACAGCTTCTACCTCTTACTCAATATCCGTCTGATGCTCCGCAAAATGGGTTTTGATGATGATACGGTGGTCAAGATGCACAAAGATCAAGAGATAGTCCGTGGTACGGCTGCGGCATATTCAGGAATGTACAAACGAAACTTCACGGAGGAAAATGCGGAGCTACGCATTACAACCAACGAGAAGCGTCAGCCTATTCTTACCATCAATGGACTATCTGTTCCAGATTGGTGCGAACAGAAGTGGAAAGAGCTTCTCAATCGTAATCGCTCGCAACGACTGTAG
- a CDS encoding site-specific integrase, whose translation MRSTFRILFYINKSKTKADGTTAILCRITIDGESVVITTGESTPPYDWSVKRGATKEKKTNQRLQTFRENVEQAYNTLLYKYGAVSAELLKNYLQGVGKTPTTLLALSAEELKAQRECSSAGTYRNNRYADRLLNSFVRSRSETDVPLSALTVEFFEDYRFYLKMEGYAPATINSHLCWLSRLMYRAVSQGTIRFNPFEEVKYEVVERKPRFLSKGDVSKLLAFPLQDEGAELSRRMFLFSVFTGLAFVDLRGLRASQIETNSEGKRYIRKARQKTKVESLIPLHPIAEQILALYTKAKSRGDYKIFPDTMSDWKLLRHLKAVGLACGIRTPLTWHCARHTFGTLTLEAGVPIESIAKMMGHSSIASTQIYAQVTDQKIARDMERLMQQ comes from the coding sequence ATGCGCAGTACATTCAGAATACTATTCTACATCAATAAGAGCAAGACCAAAGCAGACGGCACAACGGCAATCCTTTGCCGTATTACCATAGACGGAGAGAGTGTGGTGATAACCACAGGCGAAAGCACTCCCCCCTACGATTGGAGCGTGAAGCGAGGGGCGACAAAGGAGAAGAAGACCAACCAACGCTTGCAAACCTTTCGGGAGAATGTCGAACAAGCCTATAATACCTTGCTTTACAAATATGGAGCAGTAAGTGCCGAGTTGCTGAAGAACTACTTGCAGGGTGTCGGGAAAACTCCAACGACCCTGCTTGCTCTTAGTGCGGAAGAGCTCAAAGCCCAACGAGAATGCAGTAGTGCAGGGACATATAGAAACAATCGGTACGCCGATAGGCTGCTTAACTCTTTTGTGCGCAGTCGCAGTGAGACGGATGTTCCCTTGTCGGCTCTTACGGTTGAGTTCTTTGAGGATTATCGCTTCTATCTGAAGATGGAGGGCTATGCGCCCGCAACGATAAATAGCCATCTCTGTTGGTTGAGTCGATTGATGTATCGAGCCGTCAGTCAGGGGACAATACGCTTCAATCCGTTTGAAGAGGTGAAGTATGAAGTCGTGGAGCGCAAACCTCGTTTTCTGAGTAAGGGCGATGTGTCAAAGCTCTTGGCATTTCCATTGCAGGATGAAGGGGCAGAACTAAGCCGAAGAATGTTCCTTTTTTCGGTCTTTACAGGCTTGGCATTTGTTGATTTACGAGGGCTACGAGCTTCGCAAATCGAGACAAACAGCGAGGGGAAGCGGTATATCCGCAAGGCAAGACAGAAAACGAAGGTAGAAAGCTTGATCCCCTTGCATCCGATAGCGGAGCAGATACTCGCCCTTTACACGAAGGCGAAGAGCAGAGGAGATTACAAGATATTCCCCGATACAATGAGCGACTGGAAGCTACTCCGTCATCTCAAAGCCGTGGGGTTGGCATGTGGCATCCGTACTCCGTTGACTTGGCACTGTGCAAGACATACGTTTGGGACGCTAACGCTAGAGGCTGGTGTGCCTATTGAGAGCATCGCTAAGATGATGGGGCATTCGTCTATTGCCAGCACGCAAATCTACGCCCAAGTCACTGACCAAAAGATTGCAAGGGATATGGAGAGGCTGATGCAACAATGA
- a CDS encoding IS3 family transposase: MKEEKSNRGRKGYPLDFKWRVIDDLLATGESIATTSQRYGITTRTIRNWLRTFGVELPNQSSSSTMSKTNKNKDVDPEYAELKRENARLKAALFQAESKALVNKTLLEEVLNRYHIDLKKKDRFAAVKTLESAKVRGQKLSITYLCQLLEVSRKGYYKHTFTEQDEDVKVASVLHYCQYVRGQLPKAGVDTLQQCANEYFKGTFQVGRDWLYKVLGANDMLLRSRKRKRPPQTTKGVVNHGFQDHLNTTPKYIATDHCRLTVSDITYVKCLGGFAYLSLTMDAYSRIITGFDLQPTLSTEGPYNALRQTVDFYQKHGFDLKGLIFHSDRGCQYVSKQMTDYEASLGIVTSVTQTGNPLHNAMAERLNGIIKNDWLYNFEDKPIDQVREILSQTIALYNTARPHRAINKKTPMQMLIPDYPNPITTQPSKKQTSKNNSPKAPSLKSPSSCRLTPHKDLSLCTSAVKTTTSRVPQQEQN, encoded by the coding sequence ATGAAAGAAGAAAAAAGTAACCGAGGACGAAAGGGATATCCCCTAGATTTCAAGTGGAGAGTCATTGATGACCTCCTAGCCACTGGCGAGAGCATCGCCACGACCAGCCAGCGCTACGGCATTACCACACGCACCATTCGAAATTGGTTGCGTACCTTTGGAGTAGAGTTACCCAACCAAAGCAGCAGTAGCACTATGAGCAAGACAAACAAGAACAAAGACGTAGATCCAGAGTACGCAGAACTCAAGCGCGAAAACGCTCGCCTCAAAGCAGCCCTCTTCCAGGCTGAGAGCAAGGCCTTAGTCAATAAGACACTACTCGAAGAGGTCTTGAATCGCTACCATATTGATCTAAAAAAAAAAGACCGATTTGCAGCCGTGAAAACGCTTGAATCCGCCAAAGTGAGAGGTCAAAAGCTCTCCATAACCTACCTTTGTCAGCTACTAGAAGTCAGCCGCAAAGGCTACTACAAGCACACCTTCACAGAGCAAGACGAAGATGTCAAAGTAGCCTCCGTCCTACACTATTGCCAGTATGTGCGCGGTCAACTCCCCAAAGCAGGCGTAGACACCCTCCAGCAGTGTGCCAACGAATACTTCAAAGGGACCTTCCAAGTAGGTCGCGACTGGCTATACAAAGTATTAGGAGCCAACGACATGCTACTGAGAAGTCGCAAGCGCAAGCGTCCACCCCAGACGACCAAGGGCGTGGTCAATCACGGCTTCCAAGACCACCTGAACACCACCCCTAAATACATCGCCACAGACCATTGCCGGCTCACCGTCTCAGACATAACCTACGTCAAATGTTTAGGTGGCTTCGCATATCTCTCCCTGACGATGGACGCTTATAGCCGCATCATCACCGGCTTTGACCTGCAGCCCACGCTCTCCACAGAGGGCCCCTACAACGCACTAAGACAGACCGTTGACTTCTACCAGAAGCATGGCTTTGACCTCAAAGGGCTCATCTTCCATAGCGACCGAGGCTGTCAATATGTCTCCAAGCAGATGACCGACTACGAGGCCAGCCTAGGCATCGTAACCAGTGTCACCCAGACAGGCAACCCTCTCCACAACGCTATGGCAGAGCGACTTAACGGGATCATCAAGAACGACTGGCTCTACAACTTCGAGGATAAGCCCATAGATCAAGTTCGAGAGATCCTCTCGCAAACGATTGCTCTCTATAACACAGCGCGTCCTCATCGAGCCATCAACAAGAAGACTCCGATGCAGATGCTCATACCAGATTACCCCAACCCTATAACCACACAACCCTCTAAGAAACAGACATCTAAGAACAATTCACCAAAAGCTCCGAGCCTCAAATCTCCGAGCTCATGCCGCTTAACTCCACACAAAGACCTATCTTTGTGTACCTCCGCAGTAAAAACGACCACAAGTCGTGTACCCCAGCAAGAGCAAAACTAA
- a CDS encoding ClbS/DfsB family four-helix bundle protein, whose translation MARATTKVDLLASANGQFEKMWKLIDNMSEEQQVRTFAEEMASADKEAHWSRDKNLRDVLVHLYEWHQLLLNWIKANSNDERKPFLPEPYNWKTYPTMNVEFWKKHQNTPLEEAKAKLRESHKDVMALIDQFSNDELFAKGTLAWTGTSPLGSYCVSATASHYDWAMKKIKLHIKTSKG comes from the coding sequence ATGGCACGAGCAACAACAAAAGTTGATTTACTTGCATCCGCCAATGGGCAATTCGAGAAAATGTGGAAACTCATTGATAATATGAGCGAGGAACAACAGGTGAGAACATTTGCGGAGGAAATGGCATCGGCTGATAAAGAAGCACATTGGAGTCGGGATAAAAACCTGCGTGATGTTCTTGTTCATCTATATGAATGGCATCAGTTATTGCTAAATTGGATAAAAGCTAACAGCAACGATGAACGTAAGCCATTTTTACCTGAACCGTATAATTGGAAAACCTATCCGACAATGAATGTTGAGTTCTGGAAGAAGCACCAAAATACGCCATTGGAGGAAGCCAAAGCAAAGTTAAGAGAGAGCCACAAAGATGTAATGGCACTGATAGATCAATTCTCCAACGATGAACTCTTTGCCAAAGGAACACTAGCTTGGACAGGAACTTCCCCACTCGGATCTTACTGCGTTTCGGCAACTGCCAGCCATTACGACTGGGCGATGAAGAAAATAAAATTGCATATCAAAACATCTAAGGGATAA
- a CDS encoding InlB B-repeat-containing protein, with protein MTRRLHHWACVLLCTLLTSIGLQAEESSQPSSTTSDALRTGSEGVITMTTSKTVGEKITLEIWASGNVTIEGVKEPFSRGSATYTLTRQTVIIRGDVTKFNGWNNKLTNLNVSSCTILTSLKCFGNKLTSLNVSGCTALTELKCYDNQLTSLDVSSCTALKDLYCHRNKLTSLNVSGCTALTELKCYDNQLTALDVSQNTALTRLDCYDNQLTALDVSQNTALTRLDCYRNQLTALDVSKKTKLETLNCQQNQLTALDVSQNIVLTKLSCSDNKLTALDVSENTVLTKLFCGINQLTALDVSQNTALIWLDCFNNKLTMLDLSKNTALTTLGCFNNKLTALDVSQNTALEKLYCSDNQLTALDVSKNTALTELFFDGNKLTALDVSQNTALIWLVCYNNQLTALDVSKNTALGTLRCHGNQIKGEEMTRLVNSLPDRTGKNAGKFTVVQEPAPEGNICLKSDVAIAKGKNWNTLKYKSNTQKYVAYEGEEETQPLKVTLTKEGEGTLTATGADNLNAVPEGTELTIVATPADGYKLTALTANGTDILATKKFVVKGATEVKATFTKMAFAVTLTKEGEGTLTATGADDLTAVPYGTELTIKATPAEGYELTALTANGTDILATKKFVVKGATEVKATFSKKSKPEYKITFTTDGNGTLNAIKEGAPFTSGSTAREGDKIIFTAQPVTGYKVDKWLLSEAEIELTPYTGLATFECTVGTADVLLKTTFVQQTFAVTLTSNEHGTISIVENVDLKAVPYGTTLTVQATGKNDQCELTALTANGEDILATKQFVVKGATEVKATFVDHTNIAEVNTEAIRFYPNPAREYIIVEGTLPATLVTLYSMEGMRLYEDETDAEGTLRIDLSAYAEGTYLLRIADQIHRIIVQH; from the coding sequence ATGACAAGAAGACTACACCACTGGGCGTGCGTCCTACTCTGCACGCTCCTCACCTCGATAGGGCTACAAGCCGAGGAATCCTCCCAGCCCTCGTCTACTACCTCCGATGCACTCCGCACTGGTAGCGAGGGTGTCATCACGATGACCACCTCCAAGACCGTCGGAGAGAAAATCACATTAGAAATTTGGGCTAGTGGCAACGTCACCATCGAGGGTGTCAAAGAGCCGTTTTCCAGAGGCTCCGCTACCTACACCCTTACCCGCCAAACTGTCATCATTCGAGGCGATGTCACAAAGTTTAACGGTTGGAACAACAAACTGACCAATTTGAACGTGTCTAGTTGCACTATCTTGACATCGCTTAAATGCTTCGGCAACAAACTGACCAGCTTGAACGTCTCGGGCTGTACCGCCTTGACAGAGCTTAAATGCTATGACAATCAACTGACCAGCTTGGATGTCTCGAGCTGTACCGCCTTGAAAGACCTTTACTGCCACCGCAACAAACTGACCAGCTTGAACGTCTCGGGCTGTACCGCCTTGACAGAGCTTAAATGCTACGACAATCAACTGACGGCATTGGATGTTTCCCAAAACACCGCCTTGACAAGGCTTGACTGCTACGACAATCAACTGACGGCGTTGGATGTTTCCCAAAACACCGCATTGACAAGGCTTGACTGCTACCGCAATCAACTGACGGCGTTGGATGTTTCCAAGAAAACCAAATTGGAAACACTTAACTGCCAGCAAAATCAACTGACTGCATTGGATGTTTCCCAAAACATCGTGTTAACAAAGCTTTCCTGCTCTGACAATAAGCTGACGGCATTGGATGTTTCCGAAAACACCGTGTTAACAAAGCTTTTCTGCGGCATCAATCAGCTGACTGCGTTGGATGTATCCCAGAATACCGCACTGATATGGCTTGACTGCTTCAACAATAAGCTGACCATGTTGGATCTATCAAAGAATACGGCTTTGACAACCCTAGGTTGCTTCAACAATAAGCTGACCGCATTGGATGTATCCCAGAATACCGCACTAGAAAAGCTTTACTGCTCTGACAATCAGCTGACCGCATTAGACGTATCAAAAAACACTGCGTTGACAGAACTTTTCTTCGACGGCAATAAGCTGACCGCATTGGATGTCTCCCAAAACACCGCATTGATATGGCTTGTATGCTACAACAATCAACTGACTGCATTGGATGTATCCAAAAATACCGCATTGGGAACACTTAGGTGCCATGGCAATCAAATCAAAGGCGAAGAGATGACCCGCTTGGTGAACAGTCTACCAGACCGTACCGGAAAGAATGCTGGTAAATTTACCGTAGTGCAAGAACCGGCTCCTGAGGGCAATATTTGCCTTAAATCCGATGTCGCTATTGCCAAGGGAAAGAACTGGAATACGCTAAAGTACAAATCCAATACCCAAAAGTATGTTGCCTACGAGGGCGAAGAGGAGACACAACCCTTAAAGGTAACGCTGACTAAGGAGGGCGAAGGCACGCTCACCGCTACCGGTGCGGACAACCTCAACGCCGTTCCGGAGGGTACCGAGCTGACCATCGTAGCGACACCGGCTGACGGCTACAAGTTGACAGCTCTCACGGCCAACGGCACAGACATCCTAGCGACGAAGAAGTTCGTTGTAAAAGGTGCTACTGAAGTAAAGGCAACCTTTACGAAGATGGCGTTTGCCGTGACGCTGACTAAGGAGGGCGAAGGTACGCTTACCGCTACGGGAGCCGACGATCTCACCGCTGTCCCCTACGGTACGGAGCTAACAATCAAAGCTACTCCAGCTGAGGGGTACGAGCTTACTGCACTTACGGCCAACGGCACAGACATCCTAGCGACGAAGAAGTTCGTTGTAAAAGGTGCTACTGAAGTAAAGGCAACCTTCTCCAAAAAGTCAAAGCCTGAATATAAAATTACCTTTACCACAGACGGCAATGGTACCCTCAATGCCATAAAGGAAGGTGCACCCTTTACCTCTGGTAGTACGGCAAGGGAGGGTGATAAGATCATCTTCACGGCACAGCCTGTCACGGGCTACAAGGTAGACAAGTGGCTACTCAGCGAAGCGGAGATCGAACTGACACCCTACACGGGTCTAGCGACCTTCGAGTGTACGGTCGGCACGGCAGATGTTTTGCTCAAGACGACCTTCGTACAGCAAACCTTCGCAGTGACCCTAACGAGCAATGAGCATGGTACGATTTCGATTGTCGAGAACGTAGATCTCAAGGCGGTACCCTATGGGACTACCTTGACAGTTCAAGCTACGGGCAAGAACGATCAATGCGAGCTGACCGCCCTAACGGCTAACGGAGAGGATATCCTTGCCACGAAGCAGTTTGTCGTCAAGGGTGCTACCGAAGTGAAGGCAACCTTCGTAGACCATACGAATATAGCGGAAGTCAATACCGAAGCTATTCGCTTTTACCCCAATCCTGCTAGAGAGTACATTATCGTAGAGGGTACACTCCCCGCTACATTAGTTACCTTATATAGTATGGAGGGTATGCGCCTCTACGAGGATGAGACCGATGCCGAGGGGACGCTTCGCATAGATCTCTCCGCTTATGCTGAGGGTACTTACCTCCTCCGCATAGCCGACCAAATACACCGTATCATAGTCCAGCACTAA
- a CDS encoding leucine-rich repeat domain-containing protein codes for MLQQGGYALLCLLLSILYLDAQEVGEETARSPHLRAVGTGRIVVTTDTPIGQGIYFQIEAKGDIRFEGASYSGGSVLLIDEPQFVIYGDVTSIFFGPGQITSIDLSQSPTIESLSCWYNKLAQLNLTGTRALKYLDCRGNMLTHLELSDCNSLEILYCDQNQLSSLDVSHCGLLQELWCANNQLTHIALPNSPSFKLLECYANQIRGEAMTQLVNSLPNRNGKEAGFLGIMSTSPQEGNLCFKSDVRIATKKNWNARKIKLTSTNGGTYEPYEGEDGGETTGSVVTLITSKQIGDKITLAIGASSSVIIDGIEGTPTVDNWTYSYKITSQQITIRGDLTWLGCARNRITDIDVSKCPSLKQLDCSGNQLTHLDLSQNALLDQLSCGGNDLGTLDLSHCMLLENIWCRSAGLTSLQLPRTLSLVELSCSNNPLKDLDLTYYQHLEELYCVNNGLTSLDLSQNRALIKVYCGDNELTTLDLSHHKNLKILNCAKNKLTKLILPQGGDLSELDCSYNRLSQLDILQCRGLREVSCHMNRIQGEAMTQLVKGLSKDDPEWSKDLYAVSYRVDEENICLISDVAIARSKNWKVYMMQDEGSTSYEGLDMSASYPVILSSNRGGHITIVGNVDSKAVPCGTKITIQAICDSEAYELTALTANGTDILASKSFTIKTKTKIEATFTQKTDIDKSHRETMRLYPNPAREYIIVEGTLPATLVTLYCMEGMRLYEDKTDAEGTLRIDLSAYAEGTYLLRIADQTHRIIVQH; via the coding sequence TTGTTACAACAAGGGGGATATGCGTTGCTCTGCCTTCTTCTGTCCATACTATACCTCGATGCTCAAGAAGTAGGAGAGGAGACTGCTCGCAGTCCTCATTTGAGAGCAGTCGGTACGGGTAGAATTGTCGTAACGACAGACACCCCTATCGGACAAGGAATATACTTTCAGATCGAAGCAAAAGGAGATATACGCTTTGAAGGAGCTAGTTACAGTGGAGGGTCTGTACTGCTCATTGACGAACCCCAATTTGTTATCTATGGCGATGTCACCTCTATCTTCTTCGGACCGGGTCAAATCACGAGCATAGATCTATCCCAAAGCCCCACGATAGAGTCGCTATCCTGTTGGTATAATAAGTTGGCTCAGCTAAACCTTACAGGTACAAGAGCCTTGAAGTATCTAGATTGCCGAGGGAATATGCTGACGCATCTAGAACTCTCAGATTGTAACTCTTTAGAGATCCTATACTGTGATCAGAATCAACTCTCTAGTCTAGACGTGTCGCATTGTGGCTTACTTCAAGAGTTGTGGTGTGCGAATAACCAATTAACCCATATCGCTCTGCCTAACTCTCCGTCATTCAAACTCTTGGAGTGCTATGCTAATCAGATCAGGGGAGAGGCGATGACACAGCTCGTCAATAGCCTACCCAACCGCAACGGTAAAGAGGCTGGATTCCTTGGCATTATGTCTACTAGTCCTCAGGAGGGCAATCTGTGCTTCAAGTCGGATGTACGCATAGCCACAAAGAAAAATTGGAACGCACGTAAGATAAAGCTCACCTCAACTAACGGAGGTACCTACGAGCCTTATGAGGGAGAAGATGGGGGTGAGACCACAGGTAGCGTTGTCACCCTAATCACAAGCAAGCAGATCGGGGACAAAATAACGCTGGCTATAGGTGCTTCTAGTTCCGTCATAATTGATGGTATTGAGGGAACTCCTACTGTGGACAACTGGACGTATAGCTATAAGATAACAAGCCAGCAGATCACGATACGAGGCGATTTGACATGGCTCGGCTGTGCAAGGAATCGCATTACCGATATAGATGTCTCCAAGTGTCCGTCTTTGAAGCAGCTTGATTGCTCTGGTAATCAACTCACCCATCTGGACCTATCTCAGAATGCCCTTTTGGACCAGTTGAGTTGTGGTGGTAACGATCTAGGTACGTTAGACCTTTCACACTGTATGCTATTGGAGAATATTTGGTGCCGTAGTGCTGGACTGACCTCGTTACAGTTGCCTCGCACACTAAGTCTCGTAGAGCTTAGCTGTTCGAACAATCCGCTTAAGGACTTAGACCTTACGTACTATCAGCACTTGGAGGAGTTGTATTGTGTCAACAATGGATTGACATCTCTAGATCTGTCACAAAATAGAGCTTTAATCAAAGTCTATTGTGGTGACAACGAGCTGACAACCTTAGACCTCTCGCATCATAAAAATCTAAAGATCTTGAACTGTGCTAAGAACAAGCTCACGAAGCTGATCCTACCTCAAGGGGGAGACCTCAGTGAGTTGGACTGCTCCTATAACAGACTCTCCCAGCTGGACATCTTACAATGCAGGGGACTGAGGGAAGTCTCTTGTCATATGAATCGTATACAAGGAGAAGCTATGACACAGCTCGTAAAAGGGTTGTCAAAGGATGATCCTGAATGGTCTAAAGATCTTTATGCTGTATCATACAGAGTGGACGAGGAGAATATTTGCTTGATCTCCGATGTCGCAATAGCTCGAAGTAAAAACTGGAAAGTCTATATGATGCAAGACGAGGGTTCAACCTCATACGAGGGGCTAGATATGTCTGCTAGCTACCCCGTCATCCTCAGCAGTAATCGGGGAGGTCATATCACTATTGTAGGAAATGTAGACAGTAAAGCAGTCCCTTGTGGTACCAAAATCACAATCCAAGCTATATGCGATAGTGAAGCATACGAACTGACCGCACTCACGGCAAACGGCACCGACATCCTAGCTTCCAAGAGTTTTACCATAAAGACAAAAACCAAGATAGAAGCGACCTTCACACAGAAGACAGATATCGATAAGTCTCACAGAGAGACTATGCGCCTCTATCCCAATCCTGCTAGAGAGTACATTATCGTAGAGGGTACACTCCCCGCTACATTAGTTACCTTATATTGTATGGAGGGTATGCGCCTCTACGAGGATAAGACCGATGCCGAGGGGACGCTTCGCATAGATCTCTCCGCTTATGCTGAGGGTACTTACCTCCTCCGCATAGCCGACCAAACACATCGTATCATAGTCCAGCACTAA